Proteins encoded in a region of the Chryseobacterium piperi genome:
- the clpX gene encoding ATP-dependent Clp protease ATP-binding subunit ClpX: MNSNQCSFCGRKRNEVQMLISGQNGFICENCIEQAHSIVKDSASKTDFSPAENIDALKKPKEIKEFLNQYVIGQDQAKKQLSIAVYNHYKRLLHAQDENREVELEKSNIIMIGETGTGKTLLAKTIARELNVPFCIVDATILTEAGYVGEDVESILSRLLMVADYDVEKAEKGIVFIDEIDKIARKSDNPSITRDVSGEGVQQGLLKLLEGSIVNVPPQGGRKHPDQKYIQVNTQNILFIAGGAFDGIKEIIERRMNKQAIGFSSEKINKVDEDDYVLTNINAIDLRSFGLIPELLGRFPIITYLEKLTKETMVRIMKEPKNSIVNQFVELFKMDGTDLAFTDGAIEKIVDETLEKGLGARGLRGTTEKVLEDYMFAIGEEKEIILTEDNIIINK, encoded by the coding sequence ATGAATTCAAACCAGTGTTCTTTCTGTGGTAGAAAGAGAAATGAAGTACAGATGCTTATTTCTGGTCAGAACGGCTTTATTTGTGAAAATTGTATAGAGCAAGCTCATTCCATAGTTAAAGACAGTGCTTCTAAGACTGACTTTTCACCTGCAGAAAATATAGATGCTCTTAAAAAGCCTAAGGAGATTAAAGAATTTCTTAATCAATATGTAATCGGTCAGGATCAGGCAAAAAAGCAACTTTCCATTGCTGTATATAACCATTATAAAAGATTACTTCATGCTCAGGATGAAAACCGTGAAGTTGAGCTGGAGAAATCCAATATTATTATGATTGGTGAGACAGGTACCGGAAAAACGTTACTGGCAAAAACAATTGCAAGAGAGCTGAATGTTCCGTTTTGTATTGTAGATGCTACCATCTTAACAGAAGCAGGTTATGTGGGTGAAGATGTTGAAAGTATCTTATCCAGATTGTTGATGGTAGCTGACTATGATGTGGAGAAAGCGGAAAAAGGAATCGTGTTTATAGATGAAATCGATAAGATCGCAAGAAAATCAGATAATCCAAGTATTACAAGAGATGTTTCAGGAGAGGGAGTACAGCAAGGATTATTAAAATTATTAGAAGGAAGTATTGTTAATGTTCCACCTCAGGGAGGAAGAAAACATCCTGATCAAAAATACATTCAGGTCAATACACAAAACATATTATTTATTGCTGGAGGAGCCTTCGACGGAATAAAAGAGATCATTGAAAGAAGGATGAATAAACAGGCAATTGGTTTCAGTTCTGAAAAAATTAATAAAGTAGATGAAGATGATTATGTATTAACAAACATTAATGCAATTGATCTTCGTTCTTTCGGATTAATTCCCGAACTTTTGGGAAGATTTCCAATCATAACTTATCTTGAAAAGCTCACAAAAGAAACTATGGTTCGTATAATGAAAGAGCCTAAAAACTCAATTGTGAATCAATTTGTGGAGCTTTTCAAAATGGATGGCACGGATTTGGCATTCACGGACGGGGCAATTGAAAAAATTGTAGACGAGACTCTTGAAAAAGGATTGGGGGCCAGAGGTCTTAGAGGAACTACCGAAAAAGTCCTTGAAGACTACATGTTTGCAATCGGAGAGGAAAAAGAAATAATATTAACAGAAGATAATATTATTATTAATAAATAG
- a CDS encoding HIT family protein, producing the protein MSTIFTKIINGEIPSYKIAEDENFVAFLDAMPLVKGHTLVVPKKEVDLIFDLESEEYKNLWGFTQEVAKKIKTAIPCVRVGVAVVGLEVPHAHIHLIPLNKMEDMNFRNERLKLTHEEYTEIQNSIINS; encoded by the coding sequence ATGAGTACAATATTCACAAAGATCATCAATGGTGAAATTCCTTCATATAAAATTGCAGAAGATGAAAATTTTGTTGCTTTTTTAGATGCAATGCCTTTAGTGAAAGGACATACTTTGGTAGTTCCTAAAAAAGAAGTAGATCTTATTTTTGATTTGGAAAGTGAAGAGTATAAAAACCTATGGGGATTTACTCAGGAAGTCGCAAAAAAGATCAAAACAGCTATTCCCTGTGTAAGAGTTGGGGTAGCGGTAGTAGGATTGGAAGTCCCTCATGCCCATATTCATTTGATTCCTTTAAATAAAATGGAGGATATGAATTTCAGAAATGAGAGATTAAAATTAACCCATGAAGAGTATACAGAGATTCAAAACTCAATTATTAATTCTTAA
- the greA gene encoding transcription elongation factor GreA translates to MASYVTKEGLDKMKAELEQLETVERPKITQQIAEARDKGDLSENAEYDAAKEAQGMLEMRISKLKDVISTSKIIDESQLDTSKVSILTTVKLKNNATNQQQVFTLVPDNESDLKSGRISVNTPIAKGLLGKVVGETAEIVLPNGNKLSFEVLEITL, encoded by the coding sequence ATGGCAAGCTATGTTACAAAGGAGGGGTTAGATAAAATGAAAGCTGAGCTGGAACAGTTAGAAACTGTGGAAAGACCTAAGATTACTCAGCAGATAGCAGAAGCAAGAGACAAAGGTGATTTGTCCGAAAATGCAGAATATGATGCGGCTAAAGAAGCTCAAGGAATGCTTGAAATGAGAATTTCTAAACTTAAAGATGTTATTTCTACTTCTAAAATTATAGATGAAAGCCAATTAGATACTTCAAAAGTTTCCATTTTAACAACTGTGAAGCTTAAAAATAATGCTACTAATCAACAGCAGGTATTTACTTTGGTTCCCGATAATGAAAGTGATTTAAAAAGCGGAAGGATTTCCGTAAATACTCCTATTGCAAAAGGACTATTAGGTAAAGTAGTAGGTGAAACTGCTGAAATTGTTTTACCAAACGGGAATAAACTATCTTTTGAGGTATTAGAAATTACATTGTAA
- the dtd gene encoding D-aminoacyl-tRNA deacylase gives MKVVIQRVSEAQVKVEGKVVGEISKGFMLLIGIDENDEKTDADWLVQKILNLRVFSDADDKLNLSIKDITGEILCISQFTLIADYKKGNRPSFIKAAKPDQAIPLFEYFKEEIAQSGLKTESGIFGADMKVSLINDGPVTIVMDSHTKS, from the coding sequence ATGAAAGTTGTTATACAAAGAGTTTCTGAAGCACAAGTAAAAGTAGAAGGAAAAGTTGTTGGTGAAATCAGCAAGGGATTTATGCTTCTCATAGGTATTGATGAAAATGATGAAAAAACGGATGCGGACTGGCTTGTGCAGAAAATTCTAAATCTTAGGGTTTTTAGTGATGCTGATGACAAACTTAATCTTTCGATAAAAGATATTACTGGTGAAATACTTTGCATCAGCCAGTTTACATTAATAGCTGATTATAAAAAAGGAAATCGCCCTTCTTTTATAAAAGCGGCAAAACCTGATCAGGCAATTCCTCTTTTTGAGTACTTTAAAGAAGAAATAGCCCAATCAGGATTAAAAACTGAAAGTGGTATTTTCGGTGCAGATATGAAAGTTTCCCTAATTAATGACGGCCCTGTAACGATTGTAATGGACAGCCACACAAAATCATAA
- a CDS encoding S8 family peptidase: MKRTFFILLIFSFVLSFGQNRKGQFQLQKNSKSHALYVCFSSSSNSDDIVANALNTNPALKEFVQKNNLSFVYDLGFDDRKLSEMTETSRKNKNSGESIKKLKRIYKVETTPIKDNEGILKLAQGFERFPELEYASILSNEPIEPPFIKTFVATPDLEASQTYLLSNPGINVNYAWSRGINGQNIRIRDVEYGFHKSHEMLVNRNPIQFETGILPNSSLTNPNSSYYNYLDHGTAVMSILGSAKDNVGLSGTAYGATEMKGFLEWTTSSYNRVAAVSRSINASQAGDIILYEMQTGGQNSNYVLAEYDNLIWDLTKAATDSGIIVIAAAGNGNENLDHSFYSAYNARGNSGAIVVGAGTNTTQHSKLSFSTYGSRVDVQGWGQNVLAAGYGGWAKYDNDNNRTYTMFSGTSSATPIVASAAILIQSFNLQQTGQYLTPSEMRSLLINTGIPQGGNLSTKIGPLPNIKAAIEFLESKRNVLSSKNLISAPLEIKIYPNPASNYISVRNSENKDISFEIFTITGQQVLKGVTSTDKRLDISHLPKGNYLINASDGKRRIVEKLMKK, from the coding sequence ATGAAAAGAACATTCTTTATCTTATTGATTTTCTCTTTTGTGCTATCTTTTGGACAAAACAGAAAAGGACAATTTCAACTACAGAAAAACTCAAAATCGCATGCACTGTACGTTTGTTTTTCTTCATCTTCCAACTCTGATGACATTGTTGCAAATGCATTGAACACTAATCCTGCATTGAAGGAATTTGTTCAAAAAAACAATCTGTCATTTGTTTATGATCTCGGCTTTGATGATAGAAAGCTGAGCGAAATGACTGAGACAAGCAGAAAGAACAAAAATTCAGGAGAGTCGATAAAAAAGTTGAAGCGTATTTATAAGGTCGAAACAACACCTATAAAAGACAACGAAGGTATTTTAAAGTTAGCCCAAGGCTTTGAAAGGTTTCCAGAACTTGAGTATGCTTCGATATTAAGTAATGAACCTATTGAGCCACCATTCATTAAAACTTTTGTTGCAACTCCTGACCTGGAAGCTTCTCAAACGTATTTACTGAGTAATCCGGGAATCAATGTTAATTATGCATGGTCCAGAGGAATTAACGGTCAAAATATAAGGATTCGGGATGTGGAATATGGATTCCATAAATCTCACGAGATGTTGGTCAACAGAAATCCTATCCAGTTCGAAACCGGTATCCTACCAAATTCATCACTCACAAATCCCAACAGTAGTTATTATAACTATTTAGATCACGGAACAGCAGTGATGAGTATTCTAGGTTCTGCAAAAGATAATGTAGGCCTTTCCGGAACAGCTTACGGTGCGACAGAAATGAAGGGGTTCCTAGAGTGGACTACTTCATCATATAATAGGGTTGCTGCCGTATCAAGATCAATCAATGCTTCTCAGGCAGGTGATATCATTCTATATGAAATGCAGACCGGTGGTCAAAACTCAAATTATGTCCTTGCAGAGTATGATAACCTTATCTGGGATTTGACAAAGGCGGCAACCGATTCTGGAATTATAGTCATTGCCGCAGCCGGAAATGGAAATGAAAATTTAGATCATTCATTTTATTCTGCTTACAATGCAAGAGGAAATAGTGGAGCTATTGTAGTAGGTGCAGGAACCAATACGACTCAGCACTCAAAACTAAGTTTCAGTACCTATGGTTCAAGAGTAGATGTTCAGGGTTGGGGACAAAATGTTCTAGCTGCAGGCTATGGAGGTTGGGCTAAATATGATAATGACAACAACAGAACTTATACGATGTTTAGTGGAACAAGCTCAGCTACACCCATTGTTGCTTCAGCTGCTATACTGATTCAATCTTTTAATTTGCAACAAACAGGACAGTACCTGACTCCTTCTGAAATGAGAAGTCTTTTAATCAATACGGGAATTCCACAGGGTGGCAATCTATCGACAAAGATAGGACCTCTTCCTAATATCAAGGCGGCAATAGAGTTCCTGGAAAGCAAACGAAATGTTCTTTCATCAAAGAATTTGATTTCAGCACCATTAGAAATTAAAATATACCCTAATCCGGCATCGAATTATATTTCTGTTCGAAATTCTGAAAATAAAGATATTAGTTTTGAAATCTTTACTATAACGGGACAACAGGTTTTAAAAGGGGTAACATCAACCGATAAAAGATTAGACATTTCACATCTGCCTAAGGGTAATTATCTCATTAATGCTTCCGACGGTAAAAGAAGAATTGTTGAAAAGCTGATGAAAAAGTAA
- a CDS encoding S8 family peptidase codes for MGSAKDNIGISGTAYNANEYIGFLEWTTNGYDRVAAVTRSINASQAGDIILYEMQTGGQGSNFVPAEYTNVIWDLTKAATDSGIIIIAAAGNGNENLDDPFYADYNARGNSGAIIVGAGTSSPQHSKLSFSTYGSRLDVQGWGHNVLSAGYGFWAKYNNDKDRTYMMFSGTSSATPIVASAAILIQSYYFQKTGQYMSPAEMKALLINTGIPQGGNLTTKIGPLPNIKAAIEHLDTTLSIKNTTLKPLKIEVYPNPSSNYISVRSPENKNINFEIISMTGQSVLKSTTSSDKKIDISHLPNGTYLINATDQQRRVVEKFIKE; via the coding sequence ATGGGCTCGGCAAAAGATAATATCGGGATTTCCGGAACAGCATACAATGCCAATGAATATATAGGCTTCCTTGAGTGGACGACTAATGGATATGACAGAGTAGCTGCTGTAACCAGATCCATTAACGCTTCTCAGGCTGGTGACATCATTCTGTATGAAATGCAAACTGGAGGACAAGGCTCCAATTTTGTACCTGCAGAATATACCAACGTTATTTGGGATTTAACAAAAGCTGCAACCGATTCTGGAATTATCATCATTGCAGCTGCAGGAAATGGAAATGAAAATTTAGACGATCCATTTTATGCAGATTATAACGCAAGAGGAAATAGCGGGGCCATTATTGTAGGAGCAGGAACGAGCTCTCCTCAGCACTCAAAATTATCTTTTAGCACTTATGGATCCAGGTTAGATGTTCAGGGCTGGGGGCACAATGTCTTATCTGCAGGTTATGGATTCTGGGCTAAATATAATAATGATAAGGACAGAACCTATATGATGTTTAGTGGGACGAGCTCAGCAACCCCCATCGTTGCTTCTGCTGCTATACTCATTCAGTCTTATTACTTTCAAAAGACAGGACAATATATGAGCCCTGCTGAAATGAAAGCCCTGCTGATTAATACGGGAATCCCTCAAGGGGGTAATCTGACAACAAAAATAGGACCTCTCCCTAATATTAAAGCTGCAATAGAGCATTTGGACACTACTCTCTCTATTAAGAACACTACTTTAAAACCTTTAAAAATAGAAGTGTATCCGAATCCATCTTCCAATTACATTTCTGTACGAAGTCCGGAAAACAAAAACATCAACTTTGAGATCATTAGTATGACAGGCCAATCTGTTTTAAAAAGCACGACTTCATCTGATAAAAAAATAGATATTTCTCATCTACCAAACGGGACTTATCTTATTAATGCTACTGATCAACAGAGAAGAGTGGTAGAAAAATTCATCAAGGAGTAA
- a CDS encoding IS1182 family transposase has protein sequence MLSTSKVVFKDYTPKENLLFPPNLSELIDERHPVKIVSNIIDGLDIKSLIKTYKPGGTSCYHPKMLLKVLIYGYLSNIYSSRKMEQALKENIHFMWLSAMSRPDHNTLNRFRSERLKGEIKAIFTQIVLLLEKEGLVSLKTTFVDGTKIEANANRYTFVWGRAVKKHKERIAEQLEELWNYAETVAKDELENTESIDFKEVDSEKVTQTIEKINEVLKDKKVASKVRQKLNYAKKNWADNLEKYKKQQELLEDRNSYSKTDTDATFMRMKEDHMRNGQLKPAYNLQISTHRQFILHYSIHPNPTDTKTLATHLLGFEESYHKAPKELVADAGYGSEENYNLLKSKKIKAYVKYNYFRKDQKSGQITTSQNNPKLAKIREKVFKLLNTSKGIKLRKQRCHDIEPVFAELKHNKNFKRFMLRGKNKVEVEIGILAIAHNLKKMSKAA, from the coding sequence GTGTTAAGTACGTCAAAAGTAGTCTTTAAAGATTACACCCCCAAAGAAAATCTGCTTTTTCCTCCCAATTTATCGGAGTTGATTGATGAGCGACATCCTGTGAAAATTGTTTCAAACATTATTGATGGCTTGGATATCAAAAGCTTAATTAAAACCTACAAACCTGGCGGAACATCTTGCTACCACCCGAAAATGCTTTTGAAAGTTTTGATTTATGGCTATTTAAGCAATATCTATTCAAGCCGCAAAATGGAGCAGGCCTTGAAAGAAAACATCCATTTTATGTGGCTCTCTGCAATGAGCCGTCCCGATCATAACACCTTAAACAGGTTCCGTAGTGAACGATTGAAAGGTGAGATTAAAGCTATTTTCACACAAATTGTTCTTCTTTTGGAAAAGGAAGGTTTGGTAAGTCTGAAAACCACTTTTGTAGATGGCACCAAGATAGAAGCCAATGCCAATCGCTATACTTTTGTTTGGGGAAGAGCTGTCAAAAAACACAAAGAAAGGATTGCAGAGCAATTAGAAGAGCTTTGGAACTATGCAGAAACAGTTGCCAAAGACGAGCTTGAAAATACAGAAAGTATTGATTTTAAAGAAGTAGATTCTGAAAAAGTAACTCAAACCATCGAAAAGATCAATGAAGTTTTGAAAGATAAAAAAGTAGCTTCAAAAGTTCGTCAGAAACTGAATTATGCTAAGAAAAACTGGGCAGATAATTTAGAGAAATATAAAAAACAGCAAGAATTATTAGAAGATAGAAATTCCTATTCCAAAACCGATACAGACGCTACTTTTATGCGAATGAAGGAGGATCATATGCGAAACGGACAACTAAAACCCGCTTACAATCTACAAATTTCTACCCATAGACAATTCATTTTACATTATTCAATTCATCCCAACCCAACAGACACCAAAACATTAGCGACTCATTTACTGGGTTTTGAAGAAAGCTATCATAAAGCTCCCAAAGAGCTTGTTGCTGATGCTGGTTATGGCTCAGAAGAAAATTACAACTTGTTAAAATCTAAGAAAATAAAAGCTTATGTTAAATATAATTACTTCAGAAAAGATCAGAAATCGGGACAAATAACCACTTCACAAAACAATCCTAAATTGGCAAAAATCAGAGAAAAGGTTTTCAAACTTCTTAATACCAGCAAGGGCATCAAACTCAGAAAACAAAGATGCCATGATATTGAACCTGTTTTTGCAGAGCTCAAACACAACAAAAATTTTAAACGATTCATGCTTCGGGGAAAAAATAAAGTCGAGGTAGAAATCGGCATACTCGCAATTGCCCACAATCTAAAGAAAATGTCAAAAGCAGCCTAA
- a CDS encoding DUF4153 domain-containing protein, with amino-acid sequence MKTHHYILTTTALFIILFYNEDVGLNLGILGIIYTLLTGYKTPEKNRTRIFQALFLTSILSSVAFAWYGDFPSFLAITSSLLLLSYRSKNKRMKILLLIPVFIINSFTFLCRFFSFDQWLPKRSVSGLWQKILAFVFIPLLLISVFFGIYSVGSDHFASLFTDFEWDVNFWQLFCITVLGIFIAFNYWNYSVEKLVYKQNYILDDQFQDRNKVPRATYSFLDLDVERMSGVISFFSLNILLIFFIATYNYEQFYQVTKTPGQLSEETHERVNAVIISIIMAILVIMFYFKSGFNFDPKAGLLKVLAKVWILLNGVLILSALLKNSEYIIHYGFTYKRLGVYGFLVLSFIGLAMTFVKIQRKKRNAFLFNTMVWYLYGTILACSYINWGGFITTQNMKRNNFMVDYHMTEINFNEKCMLEYAKEKGDLVLKKQIINKLKEQKSQTFLSKILYYETLKE; translated from the coding sequence ATGAAAACACATCATTATATACTTACCACTACAGCTTTGTTTATCATTTTATTTTACAACGAAGATGTAGGATTGAATCTAGGAATTTTAGGAATTATTTATACCTTGCTTACAGGATACAAAACGCCTGAAAAAAATAGAACCAGAATATTTCAGGCCTTGTTCTTAACCAGTATTTTATCCAGTGTGGCTTTTGCCTGGTATGGGGATTTCCCTTCGTTTCTGGCAATAACGAGTTCGTTGCTGTTATTATCCTACAGATCAAAGAATAAAAGAATGAAAATCCTTTTACTGATTCCGGTCTTTATAATCAACAGCTTCACATTTCTTTGTCGTTTTTTCAGTTTTGATCAATGGCTTCCAAAAAGAAGTGTCTCCGGTTTATGGCAGAAAATTTTAGCCTTTGTATTCATTCCCTTATTGCTGATTTCAGTTTTCTTTGGAATCTATTCTGTGGGAAGTGACCATTTCGCAAGTCTTTTTACAGATTTTGAATGGGATGTTAATTTTTGGCAATTGTTCTGTATAACGGTTTTAGGAATTTTTATAGCTTTCAATTATTGGAATTATTCAGTAGAAAAACTCGTTTATAAGCAAAATTATATTCTGGATGATCAATTTCAGGATAGAAATAAGGTGCCTAGGGCTACGTATTCCTTTCTTGATTTAGACGTGGAAAGAATGAGCGGGGTGATTTCCTTTTTTTCTCTGAATATTTTATTGATTTTTTTCATTGCTACTTACAATTATGAGCAGTTTTATCAGGTCACTAAAACGCCAGGCCAGTTATCGGAAGAAACTCACGAAAGAGTTAATGCTGTAATCATATCCATCATAATGGCAATCCTGGTGATTATGTTTTATTTTAAATCCGGTTTCAATTTTGATCCTAAAGCAGGCTTGCTTAAAGTTTTGGCCAAGGTTTGGATTCTTCTTAATGGAGTGCTGATCCTTTCAGCTCTATTGAAAAATTCAGAATATATTATCCATTATGGATTTACGTACAAAAGACTGGGAGTTTACGGCTTTTTGGTTTTATCATTCATCGGTCTGGCAATGACCTTTGTTAAAATTCAGAGAAAAAAGAGAAATGCATTCCTGTTCAATACGATGGTATGGTATCTTTATGGAACAATTTTGGCTTGTAGTTATATCAACTGGGGCGGTTTTATAACGACTCAGAATATGAAACGAAATAATTTTATGGTTGATTATCATATGACCGAAATTAATTTCAATGAAAAATGTATGCTTGAATATGCCAAAGAAAAAGGTGATTTAGTATTAAAAAAACAGATTATAAATAAATTAAAAGAACAAAAGTCACAGACTTTTCTTTCTAAAATACTTTACTACGAAACATTAAAAGAATAA
- a CDS encoding Coq4 family protein, which translates to MKKLRIRFLLFVYEKTQKLYRKFFKKKKRQWQFSQQQLLEFQSDSLGRKLGEFYQRNGFTMIPKMENHDVHHLITGCGTQFEEEIAMQYLLLGNGKTNAHLLAAIILGTLILPEYITMYVNAFKKGKDMRPFYHWDFESLLWQNFEHLKDFIQQKHTITHF; encoded by the coding sequence ATGAAAAAATTACGGATACGCTTCTTACTTTTTGTATATGAAAAAACGCAAAAACTCTATCGAAAATTTTTTAAAAAGAAAAAAAGGCAGTGGCAATTTAGTCAGCAACAGTTGCTTGAATTTCAATCAGACTCTTTGGGAAGGAAATTGGGTGAATTCTATCAGCGTAATGGCTTTACTATGATTCCCAAAATGGAAAATCACGATGTGCATCATCTGATTACTGGATGTGGAACTCAATTCGAAGAGGAAATTGCAATGCAATATTTACTGCTTGGAAATGGAAAAACCAACGCCCATCTCCTTGCGGCAATCATTTTAGGAACCTTAATTCTTCCTGAGTACATCACAATGTATGTGAATGCATTTAAGAAAGGAAAAGATATGAGGCCTTTTTATCATTGGGACTTTGAATCTTTGCTATGGCAGAATTTTGAACATTTGAAAGATTTTATCCAACAAAAACATACAATAACTCATTTTTAA
- a CDS encoding metallophosphoesterase: MNRKTFLKRLFQVSVLGAFPALYSWQVEPFWVEFVQRKLPVKNLPNHLEGKRLMQISDLHVGNRFDWNFLIESFQKAKSYNPDFVVYTGDFVNHGTLQEQNDLRTVMEEAVYGSLGTFGILGNHDYGPQWKDVILSRRICSILKDFGIEMLNNEQKEIHGLNFIGFEDLCSPNFNPMKVMKDYNPSKANLVLCHNPDVCDIDIWNHYQGWILSGHTHGGQCRIPGVITPILPVENKRYVSGEIDLEDGRMLYINRAIGHSYQVRFMVRPEITVFTLTQA; encoded by the coding sequence ATGAATAGAAAAACTTTTTTAAAAAGATTATTTCAGGTTTCAGTGTTGGGAGCTTTTCCTGCACTATACTCCTGGCAAGTAGAACCGTTTTGGGTAGAATTTGTTCAAAGGAAACTACCTGTCAAAAATCTTCCGAATCATCTGGAAGGAAAGAGGCTGATGCAGATTTCAGATTTGCATGTTGGAAACCGTTTTGACTGGAACTTTCTCATTGAGTCTTTTCAAAAAGCGAAAAGCTATAATCCTGATTTTGTTGTGTACACCGGAGATTTTGTTAATCATGGAACTCTTCAGGAACAAAATGACCTGAGAACAGTAATGGAGGAGGCTGTTTACGGTAGTCTGGGAACGTTTGGGATTTTAGGAAATCATGATTACGGTCCACAATGGAAAGATGTTATACTTTCCCGGAGAATCTGTAGCATTTTAAAAGATTTTGGAATCGAGATGCTCAATAATGAGCAGAAAGAAATACATGGCTTGAACTTTATAGGATTTGAAGACCTATGTTCTCCCAATTTTAATCCTATGAAGGTTATGAAAGACTATAATCCTTCTAAAGCGAATCTTGTTCTTTGCCATAATCCTGATGTGTGCGATATCGACATCTGGAATCATTATCAGGGATGGATTCTCAGCGGGCATACCCATGGTGGACAATGCAGAATTCCCGGAGTAATTACGCCTATTCTCCCGGTGGAAAACAAACGATATGTTTCCGGAGAAATCGATTTAGAGGATGGGAGAATGCTCTACATTAACAGGGCTATCGGACATTCTTATCAGGTTAGATTTATGGTTCGTCCGGAAATAACTGTTTTTACTTTAACCCAAGCCTAA
- a CDS encoding winged helix-turn-helix domain-containing protein, giving the protein MIKINQLNKEFESRVRLGIMSVLMVNDWVDFSEMKNLLEITDGNLASHSNALEKAAYIEIKKEFVGKKPKTSYRVTQSGRQAFTEHLDALEKLIGR; this is encoded by the coding sequence ATGATTAAAATAAATCAACTTAACAAAGAATTTGAAAGTCGTGTAAGATTGGGCATTATGTCTGTTCTTATGGTGAACGACTGGGTTGATTTTTCAGAGATGAAAAACTTGTTGGAGATTACTGATGGTAATCTGGCCAGTCATAGCAATGCTTTGGAGAAAGCTGCTTATATTGAAATCAAAAAAGAATTTGTAGGCAAGAAGCCCAAGACTTCTTATCGGGTTACTCAAAGCGGAAGGCAGGCTTTTACAGAGCATCTGGATGCATTAGAAAAATTAATAGGGAGATAG
- a CDS encoding enoyl-CoA hydratase/isomerase family protein — protein sequence MNEFVASELKNNIAVITFGTPKSNALPGVILEKLAKTLLEEGAKDEVKAILVKSEGEKAFCAGASFDELLAIEELEASTQFFGGFAKVLNAMRNCGKIVVVRVQGKTTGGGVGIACGADYCFATKDSALALTEINLGIGPFVIGPYVERKIGKSQFSAMAIDADFRSAEWAEQHNIYHSVSDNIEEMDAKLDKFLQTLASRSSDALALIKKVSWEGTDHFNELMPARIHMSASLILEDSAKKNIESIKERLRAK from the coding sequence ATGAACGAATTTGTAGCATCAGAACTTAAAAATAATATTGCCGTAATTACTTTCGGAACACCTAAAAGTAATGCTCTTCCAGGAGTGATTTTAGAGAAACTGGCTAAGACTCTTTTAGAAGAGGGAGCAAAAGATGAAGTAAAAGCCATCTTGGTGAAAAGTGAAGGAGAGAAAGCTTTTTGTGCCGGAGCAAGTTTTGACGAGCTTTTAGCTATTGAAGAATTAGAAGCTTCTACTCAGTTTTTTGGTGGTTTTGCGAAGGTTTTGAATGCGATGAGAAATTGCGGTAAAATAGTGGTAGTAAGAGTCCAGGGGAAAACAACAGGCGGCGGCGTAGGAATTGCCTGTGGAGCTGATTACTGTTTTGCAACAAAAGATTCAGCATTAGCACTTACAGAAATTAACTTAGGGATTGGTCCGTTTGTTATAGGGCCTTATGTAGAAAGGAAAATAGGAAAATCTCAGTTTTCTGCAATGGCAATTGATGCTGATTTCAGATCAGCAGAATGGGCAGAACAACATAATATATACCATTCTGTTTCTGATAATATTGAAGAAATGGATGCTAAGCTGGATAAATTTTTACAAACATTGGCTTCCAGAAGTAGTGATGCCTTAGCATTGATTAAAAAAGTATCCTGGGAAGGAACCGATCATTTTAATGAATTAATGCCTGCCAGAATTCATATGAGTGCCAGCCTGATTCTGGAAGATTCTGCAAAAAAGAATATAGAATCTATTAAAGAAAGGCTAAGAGCAAAATAA